The DNA window CAGCGACTTGAGTTCGGTGTCGTCGAGTGCCGCCAGAGCATCGGGTGCCGGGTCGGTTATCCCGTCGATCTCGCGAACCATCGTTCGGCCGGCTTCGGTGAGCGAGACGATCTTGCACCGTCGATTCGTCGGGTCGATCTCGCGCACCACCAGCCCGCGGGCTTCGAGATCGTTGACCGCTACCGTCGCCGCAGGCGCGTCGATCGTGGCCGCATGCGCCAACTCCTTGACCGACATCGGTTTCCGGCTCAGCCGCTTGAGGATGCGAATCCTGCTGAACGGCAGGCCTGATCGTTCGGTCACGGCGCGCTTCCAGGAGTCGCGGTTGTCGATCACCACGGCGGCCATGATGCGCCAGACCTCGTCGGCCAGCGGGTTAGGAGACATCCACGATCTCCCTCTGCGTTGCCGGTCCGGCGATCAACGGCGCGAGACGTTCAGCCGAGCGCAGCGCACGTGGCGACGTCGAGTAGAAACCCAGGACGAAGATCGTCACGCCGAGTGCGGCGCCGACGAACCACAGCGGGCGAGCCGCCACGGCGAAATCCGTACCCATCGTGGCAAGTGCGGATCCCGCGACCGAACCACACAGCGCGACACCGAGACTCACGCCGATCTGCCTGCTGGTCGACGCGACCGCCGATGCCGCCCCGGCCCGATCGGTGGGCATACCACTGACCGCTGCGGTGGTGATCGGCGCGTTGACCATCGAGAAGCCGATGCCGAACACCGCGAAGATCACTAGCAGCTGCCATACCGGCGTCGTCGCGTTCAGCTGGCTGAGCAGCAGCGTCGCCACGGTGATCAGACTTCCGGCGATCAGCAGTGACGGTCTGCTGCCCCAGCGCCCGACCATCCGGCCGGACAGCGGCGAGAACACCAGCGCGCCGATGGCTACCGGCAGATAGATCAGCCCGGTGTTCAGGGCCGAGAAGCCGCGCTCGTCCTGCAGGTACAGCGACATCATGAACAGGAAGGCCCCCCAAGCGGCGAACGCGCACACCGCGATCACGGTCGCGGACGCGAAAGGGATGCTGCGGAAGAATCGGAGATCGATGAACGGGTCGTGGCGTCGCGACTCGTATGCCAGGAACCCGACGAAGGCCACCACCGCGACCACGCCGCAGGCGATGGTGCGAACGTCACCCCAGCCCAGACCGGGACCTTCGATGAGCACGAAGACGATGCCGAACAGGAATGCCATGCCGAGGCCCTGCCCGATCGGGTCGACGTCGCGCATCGTCACCGACTTGGACTCGGGCACGAAAATCGCGGTGAGCAGAATGGCCAGCGCGCATATCGGCAGGTTGATCCAGAACACCGAGCGCCAGTCGGCGAACTCGATGAGCGCTCCGCCGACGATCGGGCCGAGGGCCATCGAGATGCCGACGACGCCACCCCAGATACCGATCGCGCGGGCGCGCTCTACGCGGCCGGTGAACACCTGGGTGATGATCGACATCGCCACCGGATTCATCATCGAACCGCCGATGGCCTGCAGGAACCGTGCGGCGATCAGCGTCTCGATGTTCGGCGCGAGGCTGCACATCAGCGAGCCGACCGCGAACACCGACAGGCCGAGCTGGAATGTGCGCCTGCGGCCGAACCTGTCGGCCGCCGCACCCGCGAGCAGCAGCAGCGACGCCAGCACCAGCGTGTAGATGTCGATGACCCACTGCAGCTGCGACGCCGACGCGCCGAGGTCGGCCCGGATGTTGGGGATGGCGACGTTGACGATCGTCGCGTCCATCGACACGATCAGCAAACTCAGGCAGCAGGACACCAAAATGATGGCCTTGCGCCGGCTGCTCATAGACCGGACGACAGTTTCATTCACACAACTATTGTGAAACTACAACTGTTGAGAATGCAAGCCCCATCGCGAGTGAAATGGCTCGCAGTGAAATGCGCCTACCGGTTGCCGGTGTCGACGTAGTCGCGCTCGGTGTACCCGGTATAGATCTGGCGCGGACGGCCGATCTTGCCGCCGCCCTCGTCGTGCATCTCGCGCCAGTGCGCGATCCACCCCGGCAGCCGTCCCAGCGCGAACAACACGGTGAACATGCGGGTCGGGAAGCCCATCGCCCGGTAGATCACGCCGGTGTAGAAGTCGACGTTCGGGTACAGCTTGCGCTCGATGAAGAAGTCGTCGGTCAGTGCGAACTCTTCGAGCTCCTTGGCGATGTCCAGCAGTTCGTCGTCGCCGCCGAGCTTGCCCAGGATTTTGTCGGCCTGTTCCTTGACGATGCGCGCCCGCGGGTCGTAGTTCTTGTACACGCGGTGCCCGAAGCCCATCAGCTTGACGCCGTCTTCCTTGTTCTTGACCTTCTTGACGAAGGTCTGAACGTCGTCGTCGCCGACGCGGATCTTCTCCAGCATCTCCAACACGGCCTGGTTGGCGCCGCCGTGCAGCGGACCCCACAGCGCGTTGATGCCGCCGGAAACCGAGGTGAACAAGTTGGCCTGCGACGAGCCGACCAACCGCACCGTCGACGTCGAGCAGTTCTGCTCGTGGTCGGCGTGCAGAATGAACAACATGTCGAGGGCACGGACGAGTTCCGGGTCAACCTCGTAGGGCTCGGCCGGCAGGCCGAACGTCATCCGCAGGAAGTTCTCGACGAGGCTCATCGAGTTATCCGGGTAGAGGAACGGCTGCCCCACCGACTTCTTGTACGCATAGGCCGCGATGGTGGGCATCTTGGCCAGCAGCCGGATCGTCGACAGTTCGACCTGTTCGTCGTCGAACGGATCCAGCGAGTCCTGGTAGTAGGCACTCAGCGCGTTCGCCGCGCTGGAGAGCACCGGCATCGGGTGCGCGTTACGCGGGAAGCCGTCGAAGAACCGCTTCAGGTCCTCGTGCAGCAGGGTGTGCCGCTGAATCTGCGTGGTGAACGCCTCGAGCTGATCCGGGGTCGGCAGTTCGCCGTAGATCAGCAAATAGCTGACCTCGATGAAGTTCGACTTCTCCGCGAGCTGCTCGATCGGGTAACCGCGGTAACGCAGGATCCCGGCGTCGCCGTCGATGTAGGTGATGGCGCTCTTGGTCGAAGCGGTATTGACGAAACCATCGTCATACGTGGTGTAACCGGTCTTGGACAACAGCGAACCCAAGGCGATGCCGTCAGAACCTTCGGTGGCGTGGACAACGTCCAATTCAAGCTCGCCACCGGGGTAGTTGAGAGTGGCGTGCTCGTCTTTTTCGGCCACGGGGATCCCTTCTAGGTTGCAAGGAATGCGGAGTATGTCCCTCAAAAGGTAGTCCCATTGGCGCAATCCCGCCCGAGGGGGGTTGCCAGATGGTCACACCGACTGTCGATTACCTGCGGTGAGGCCGCTGAACTCGGCGAACGTGCGCCGCAGACGATCGGCCACGTCGTCGATGCTCAGCTGCGACCAGTCGCGGGTGCCGGTGGCCAGGTCGGTGAGCGCCGTCATCAGCATCGAACCCCAGACGGCCGAAACCAGCCGCGGTGCATGATCGTCGACGCCCGCTCCCAACCGCCTGGCAATCTCGGTTTCGACGGGGTTGGCGCGGTATTCCAGCGCTGCCTGCCGCAAGGCGGGCGACGACAAAATGATCCGCACAATGCGCATCACCCGGTCCGCCGACAGCTGCCCTGCCGGGGCGACCTTGGCCGCATCGGCCATCGCGAGATAGGCCGTCAGCAACGCCTCGAAATGGTTGAGGTCGTGCGGCTGCCGGGCCAGCTCGACGGCCGTCGTGTCCAGCACTTCGTCGATCAGGGCCAGTGCGATGGCGTCCTTGGTGGCGAAGTACCGACTGAACGTCCGGGGCGACACATCGGCGACCGCGGCGATCTGGTCGACGGTGGTGCGGTCGAATCCCTGGCGTTCGCAAAGATCGACCGCGGCGTCGATGAGGGTGGCACGCGTCCGTTGCTTCTTTCGTTCCCGCAGGCCGAGGTTTGCCTCCCCGGTGAGATCAGACACGGATCGGATGCTAGCCAGGCAAGGTAAGAGCCCGCTGAGAAATGTGGCACCGACCGACAATTGACCCCCTAGGTCACACGGCCGTCGCCGGCCACGCGGTAACGGATGAAGGCGGGTACCAACACCGTGCAGGCCGCCATGCCGATCACCACCAGAACTCCACCTCCGGCCGCCGCCACCGTGGTCCCGACGGCAGCGGCGGTTGCCCCGTGCACGGCATCCGCTAAGCGCGGGCCCCCCGCAACCACCACCGTGAACACCCCCTGCAGCCTGCCGCGGACCTCGTCGGTCGCCGCCAACTGCAGGATCGTGTTTCGGAATACCGACGACACCATGTCGGCCGCGCCGCCAACAGCCAGGAACGTCAACGCAATCCACAAAAAAGGTCCGGTCGCCCCGTTGGCGAAACTGGCTGCGACGCCGAAGCCGATCATCGCGAGCCCCCACACCACGATCGCGAGCACCACCGCCAGCCCCTGCCGACGGATGCGGGGCAGCCAACCGGAGAACAAGCCACCCGCCACAGCGCCAACGGCCATCGCCGACGCCAGCAGCGCCATGGTGGTACCGCCCTCGACCGGTCCACCGAAGCTCTCGTGAGCCATTTGCGGGAACAGTGCCCGCGGCATGCCGAGGATCATCGCGATCAGGTCGACGACGAATGACATCAGCACGACCTGGTTGCCGGCCAGGTAGCGAAAGCCATCGAGGACGGCCGCGAAGCCCCACCTGCTGCGTACCGCCTCCATGACTGCCGCCGGGATGGGCGCCAGGCGGAACGTCGCCCATATCGGCGCAATGCACAAGATCGCGTCGATTAGATAAAGCGTGGACAGGTCGACCCATCGCAGCAGCACTCCCGCCAGCAGCGGACCAACGATCGCTCCGAACTGCATCACCGTGATGTTCAGTGAATTGGCTGCGGCGACCTGGTCCGGTGGCAGCATGCGCGGGATCGCGGCAGAGCGGGTCGGCTGGTTGATTGCAAAAAAGGCCTGCTGCACCGACAACAGGCACAGCACCACCCACACGTTGTTGAGCTCCAGCGCGGCTTGCACCCACAGCAGCACCGACGCCAGAGCCAGTCCGACAGACGCGATGATCAACAGCAGGCGACGGTCCATCGCATCGGCCCACGCGCCGCCCCACAGGCCGAACACGATCAGCGGCACGAGCGCGAACAGTCCGGACAGACCGACGTACGCCGAATTTTGGGTGAGCGCGTACAGCTGAACCGGCACCGCGAAGATCGTCAGGTTGGCGCCGATGACGGTGACGATGCCCGCCAGCCACAGCCGCCGGAAGTCCGGGACGCGAAGGGGTGTGGTGTCGGCGAAGAATCGCCGCACTCAGGGCTGCAATCGCTCGATACGGCTGGTGTGCATCGTCACCGGCAGCTCCGGATCGGTGACGACACGAATCCTGTTGTGCACCCGGTTCTCCCGGCCCTGCCAGAATTCGACGACCTCGGGCGCGATGAGATACCCGCCCCAATTCGGCGGCACCGGGACTTCGTCGAGTTCGGCGAATCGCTGTGTCACACCGGCCAACTGCTCGAGCAGCGCAGCGCGCGAGCCAATCGGTTGGGACTGATGTGACGCCCACGCGCCCAGTTGCGAACCACGCGGGCGTTTTGACCAGTAGTCGGCGGTCTGCTCGGCGGACACCTTGGTGACCAGGCCCCGGACGTGGACCTGGCGGCCGAGCAGGTACCAGGGGAACGTCGCCGACGCGTAAGGCATCGCGGCGAGGTCCTCACCCTTGGCGGAGTCGTAGTTGGTGAAGAAGGTGATGCCGTCGTCGTCCACGCTTTTACAGAGCACCGAGCGGGTCGACGGGCGGCCGCGTGCGTCGGCGGTGCCCACCACCATCGCGTTGGGTTCGGCCACCCCTGCGCGCTCGGCATCGGCTAACCACCTGTGCAGCAGCGCAACCCAGCCGTCCGCGAGCCAGTCGGCATCGAGGTCGCCGCTGCCGTCCTTCTCCACCGAGCCGTACTCGACCCGCATTCTCGCCAGATGGTCGTCGTCGCGCTCAATAATTCCCCGGTCGTCCCCTGCACTCCGCGCGGGGCCCCCCCGCTCCTGCCCTCCGGATGCCACGCGATCACGCTACGCCTCGGCTGTTCGCCGAGGACTTACCGACCGGCAGTGAAGGACGCGGGGCCGGGTGCGAGAATTTGCCCCATGACTACGACGTCAGCGGTACCTGAGGAATTCGTACCCGGACTCGAAGGCGTCGTCGCCTTCACCACCGAGATCGCCGAACCCGACAAGGATGGCGGCGCGCTGCGATACCGCGGCGTGAACATCGAGGATCTGGTCTCCCAGCACATCACGTTCGGTGATGTCTGGGCGCTACTGGTCGACGGCAAATTCGGTCACGGCCTGCCACCGGCCGAGCCCTTCCCACTGCCGATCCACAGCGGCGATGTTCGCGTCGACGTCCAGGCCGGTCTGGCCATGCTGGCCCCGATCTGGGGCTACGCGCCCCTGCTGGACATCGACGACGAGACCGCGCGCGACCAGCTGGCCAGAGCGTCGGTGATGGCCCTCTCCTACGTCGCACAGTCCGCGCGCGGCATCTATCAGCCGGCGGTCCCTCAACGGATTGTCGACGAATGTTCGACCGTGACAGCACGTTTCATGACCCGCTGGCAGGGTGAGCCCGACCCCAAGCACGTCGAGGCCATCGACGCCTACTGGGTCTCTGCCGCCGAGCACGGCATGAATGCCTCGACCTTCACGGCCCGCGTGATCGCGTCGACCGGCGCCGACGTCGCCGCGGCGCTGTCGGGTGCGATCGGCGCGATGAGCGGCCCGCTGCACGGCGGGGCGCCGGCACGGGTGCTGCCGATGATCGAGGAAGTCGAGAAGACCGGCGACGCGCGCGCCGTCGTCAAGGGCGTCCTGGACCGCAAGGAAAAGCTGATGGGCTTCGGCCACCGCGTCTACCGCGCCGAGGACCCGCGCGCGCGAGTGCTACGCGCCACCGCCAAGCGGTTGGAGGCACCCCGTTACGAGGTGGCCGCCGCGTTGGAGCAGGCCGCGCTGGCCGAGTTGCGGGAACGCCGTCCCGACCGCGCAATCGAGACCAATGTCGAGTTCTGGGCGGCGGTGATCCTGGATTTCGCGCAGGTGCCGACCCAGATGATGCCCGCGATGTTCACGTGCGGCCGCACGGCGGGCTGGTGTGCGCACATTCTCGAGCAGAAGCGACTCGGCAAGTTGGTCCGCCCGGCCGCCATCTACGTGGGTCCTGACCCCCGCAGCCCGGATTCCGTCGAGGGTTGGGACAACGTCGCCCGATCGTGACGACGGCGACGTTCATCTCGGCGGCGAGGAGTTTCGCCGCGCTGGTGCACAAGATCCCTGCTGGCGCCTGGGGTGAACCCGGCCTCGGCGAGTGGGACGTCCGGGCACTGGTCGGTCACACGTCGCGATCGCTGACCACCGTACGCAGCTACCTGCGGACCACCGCGGACAGCGAAGACATCGCGACACCGCAGGAGTACTACGTGCGGGTGACCCCTTCGGCGCTTGGCATCGATCCCGCAGACGTCGCGGAGCGCGGCAGACAGGCAGGCCGGGATCTCGGCGAT is part of the Mycolicibacterium tusciae JS617 genome and encodes:
- a CDS encoding MarR family winged helix-turn-helix transcriptional regulator; translated protein: MSPNPLADEVWRIMAAVVIDNRDSWKRAVTERSGLPFSRIRILKRLSRKPMSVKELAHAATIDAPAATVAVNDLEARGLVVREIDPTNRRCKIVSLTEAGRTMVREIDGITDPAPDALAALDDTELKSLMAILDRVAAG
- a CDS encoding MFS transporter, whose product is MSSRRKAIILVSCCLSLLIVSMDATIVNVAIPNIRADLGASASQLQWVIDIYTLVLASLLLLAGAAADRFGRRRTFQLGLSVFAVGSLMCSLAPNIETLIAARFLQAIGGSMMNPVAMSIITQVFTGRVERARAIGIWGGVVGISMALGPIVGGALIEFADWRSVFWINLPICALAILLTAIFVPESKSVTMRDVDPIGQGLGMAFLFGIVFVLIEGPGLGWGDVRTIACGVVAVVAFVGFLAYESRRHDPFIDLRFFRSIPFASATVIAVCAFAAWGAFLFMMSLYLQDERGFSALNTGLIYLPVAIGALVFSPLSGRMVGRWGSRPSLLIAGSLITVATLLLSQLNATTPVWQLLVIFAVFGIGFSMVNAPITTAAVSGMPTDRAGAASAVASTSRQIGVSLGVALCGSVAGSALATMGTDFAVAARPLWFVGAALGVTIFVLGFYSTSPRALRSAERLAPLIAGPATQREIVDVS
- a CDS encoding citrate synthase: MAEKDEHATLNYPGGELELDVVHATEGSDGIALGSLLSKTGYTTYDDGFVNTASTKSAITYIDGDAGILRYRGYPIEQLAEKSNFIEVSYLLIYGELPTPDQLEAFTTQIQRHTLLHEDLKRFFDGFPRNAHPMPVLSSAANALSAYYQDSLDPFDDEQVELSTIRLLAKMPTIAAYAYKKSVGQPFLYPDNSMSLVENFLRMTFGLPAEPYEVDPELVRALDMLFILHADHEQNCSTSTVRLVGSSQANLFTSVSGGINALWGPLHGGANQAVLEMLEKIRVGDDDVQTFVKKVKNKEDGVKLMGFGHRVYKNYDPRARIVKEQADKILGKLGGDDELLDIAKELEEFALTDDFFIERKLYPNVDFYTGVIYRAMGFPTRMFTVLFALGRLPGWIAHWREMHDEGGGKIGRPRQIYTGYTERDYVDTGNR
- a CDS encoding TetR family transcriptional regulator, with protein sequence MSDLTGEANLGLRERKKQRTRATLIDAAVDLCERQGFDRTTVDQIAAVADVSPRTFSRYFATKDAIALALIDEVLDTTAVELARQPHDLNHFEALLTAYLAMADAAKVAPAGQLSADRVMRIVRIILSSPALRQAALEYRANPVETEIARRLGAGVDDHAPRLVSAVWGSMLMTALTDLATGTRDWSQLSIDDVADRLRRTFAEFSGLTAGNRQSV
- a CDS encoding MFS transporter, producing the protein MRRFFADTTPLRVPDFRRLWLAGIVTVIGANLTIFAVPVQLYALTQNSAYVGLSGLFALVPLIVFGLWGGAWADAMDRRLLLIIASVGLALASVLLWVQAALELNNVWVVLCLLSVQQAFFAINQPTRSAAIPRMLPPDQVAAANSLNITVMQFGAIVGPLLAGVLLRWVDLSTLYLIDAILCIAPIWATFRLAPIPAAVMEAVRSRWGFAAVLDGFRYLAGNQVVLMSFVVDLIAMILGMPRALFPQMAHESFGGPVEGGTTMALLASAMAVGAVAGGLFSGWLPRIRRQGLAVVLAIVVWGLAMIGFGVAASFANGATGPFLWIALTFLAVGGAADMVSSVFRNTILQLAATDEVRGRLQGVFTVVVAGGPRLADAVHGATAAAVGTTVAAAGGGVLVVIGMAACTVLVPAFIRYRVAGDGRVT
- the pdxH gene encoding pyridoxamine 5'-phosphate oxidase, which encodes MRVEYGSVEKDGSGDLDADWLADGWVALLHRWLADAERAGVAEPNAMVVGTADARGRPSTRSVLCKSVDDDGITFFTNYDSAKGEDLAAMPYASATFPWYLLGRQVHVRGLVTKVSAEQTADYWSKRPRGSQLGAWASHQSQPIGSRAALLEQLAGVTQRFAELDEVPVPPNWGGYLIAPEVVEFWQGRENRVHNRIRVVTDPELPVTMHTSRIERLQP
- a CDS encoding citrate synthase 2, giving the protein MTTTSAVPEEFVPGLEGVVAFTTEIAEPDKDGGALRYRGVNIEDLVSQHITFGDVWALLVDGKFGHGLPPAEPFPLPIHSGDVRVDVQAGLAMLAPIWGYAPLLDIDDETARDQLARASVMALSYVAQSARGIYQPAVPQRIVDECSTVTARFMTRWQGEPDPKHVEAIDAYWVSAAEHGMNASTFTARVIASTGADVAAALSGAIGAMSGPLHGGAPARVLPMIEEVEKTGDARAVVKGVLDRKEKLMGFGHRVYRAEDPRARVLRATAKRLEAPRYEVAAALEQAALAELRERRPDRAIETNVEFWAAVILDFAQVPTQMMPAMFTCGRTAGWCAHILEQKRLGKLVRPAAIYVGPDPRSPDSVEGWDNVARS